A portion of the Chelonia mydas isolate rCheMyd1 chromosome 23, rCheMyd1.pri.v2, whole genome shotgun sequence genome contains these proteins:
- the PRSS16 gene encoding thymus-specific serine protease, giving the protein MGGLVPWALGLLLSLLIQAEAGRNFRLLRQQVLRAREVQAMRDTFSRRRLLRPAPWRAPSEGALRQPLDHFDRQEGRVFNQRFWINEEFWHRPAGPVFLYIGGESSLSQFAVLSGHHMEMARKYGALAVALEHRFYGASINPDGLWDASLQFLSSQQALADLAAFHLFVTQKYNLTRNNTWICFGGSYPGSLAAWFRVKFPHLVFAAVASSAPVRAQLDFTGYNQVVAGSLSDPVVGGSAQCREAVAQAFSAVDQRLQAGQLAELAKDFRSCGPLTEPDDCGELASNLADIFMGAVQYNNEGFQGGSVADLCGIMNAMGLGSPYQRLIAVNNGFLERMALPCVDNSRQRTLAELRSANLTLSGVGERQWYFQTCTEFGYYQTCEDATCPFSRLLTLSAQLDLCSQVFGIGPERVGQAVTFTNEYYGADHPKASRILFVNGNIDPWHALSVLKNQSRSELAILINGTSHCANMNPSKPSDPLPLVLARERIDYHVGDWLRSARKEPSAP; this is encoded by the exons GGCGCAACTTCCGGCTGCTGAGGCAGCAGGTGCTGCGGGCGCGCGAGGTGCAGGCCATGCGGGACACCTTCTCCCGGAGGCGGCTGCTGCGCCCGGCGCCCTGGCGCGCCCCCAGCGAGGGCGCCCTGCGCCAGCCCCTCGACCACTTCGATCGGCAGGAGGGGCGGGTCTTTAACCAG AGGTTCTGGATCAATGAGGAGTTCTGGCACCGCCCAGCCGGGCCCGTCTTCCTCTACATCGGGGGCGAGAGCTCCCTGTCGCAGTTCGCGGTGCTGTCGG GGCACCACATGGAGATGGCTCGGAAATACGGGGCGCTGGCCGTGGCCCTGGAGCACCGCTTCTACGGCGCCAGCATCAACCCCGACGGCCTGTGGGACGCCAGCCTCCAGTTCCTGTCCAGCCAGCAGGC CCTGGCTGACCTGGCCGCCTTCCACCTCTTCGTCACTCAGAAGTACAACCTGACACGGAACAACACCTGGATCTGCTTCGGGGGCTCCTACCCCGGCTCCCTCGCCGCCTGGTTCAGGGTCAAG TTCCCCCACCTGGTCTTTGCTGCTGTTGCGTCCTCCGCCCCGGTGCGGGCCCAGCTGGACTTCACCGGCTACAACCAG GTGGTGGCGGGGAGTCTGTCGGACCCGGTGGTGGGGGGCTCTGCCCAG TGTCGCGAGGCCGTGGCCCAGGCCTTCTCCGCCGTGGACCAGAGGCTGCAGGCCGGGCAGCTGGCCGAGCTGGCGAAGGATTTCCGCTCCTGCGGGCCGCTGACGGAGCCCGACGACTGCGGGGAGCTCGCCAGCAACCTGGCCGACATCTTCATGGGCGCCGTGCAGTACAACAACGAGGGATTCCAGGGCGGCAGCGTGGCCGATCTCTGCGGCATCATGAACGCCATGGGCCTGGGGTCCCCCTACCAGAGACTCATCGCTGTCAATAAC GGCTTCCTGGAGCGCATGGCGCTGCCCTGCGTGGACAACTCGCGCCAACGCACCCTGGCTGAGCTGCGCAGCGCCAACCTGACGCTCAGCGGCGTGGGCGAGCGGCAGTGGTATTTCCAGACCTGCACCGAGTTCGGATACT ACCAGACCTGCGAAGACGCCACCTGCCCCTTCTCCCGTCTCCTGACGCTGTCGGCCCAGCTCGACCTCTGCTCCCAGGTGTTCGGCATCGGGCCCGAGCGCGTGGGGCAGGCGGTGACCTTCACCAACGAGTACTACGGGGCCGACCACCCCAAGGCCAGCAGGATCCTCTTTGTGAATG GCAACATCGACCCCTGGCATGCCCTGAGCGTCCTGAAGAACCAGTCGCGCTCGGAGCTGGCCATCCTCATCAACGGGACCTCCCACTGTGCCAACATGAACCCCTCCAAGCCCTCGGACCCCCTGCCCCTCGTCTTGGCCCGCGAG CGGATCGACTACCATGTTGGCGACTGGTTGAGATCGGCAAGGAAGGAGCCTTCGGCCCCCTGA
- the DMAC2 gene encoding distal membrane-arm assembly complex protein 2 isoform X2, whose amino-acid sequence MAAPGALQQCRAFPRLLCARRPYSSATCPDPLKGGILQYLCNRFYDIEYLVGWSTKLRYRNLRRKNAFQGQETWFCADRRGKYSSDFLQLRDVPVVAIDLSGSVLNYNGLDNLVKLTALRSLDLSRCPHVDDWTLSRLHVFKDSLEELSLAGCPQVTERGLACLHQLEHLRRLDLSHLPSVPTPGLIRILVEEMLPQCEVVGLAPDSGAQTSGDGREEPGVPSGARRAGEIPA is encoded by the exons ATGGCGGCGCCCGGGGCG CTCCAGCAGTGCAGGGCTTTCCCCCGCCTTCTGTGCGCCCGTCGTCCGTACAGCAGTGCCACCTGCCCAGACCCTCTAAAGGGTGGCATCCTTCAGTACCTCTGTAACCGGTTCTATGACATCGAATACCTCGTCGGCTGGAGCACGAAGCTTCGTTACAGAAACCTGCGAAGGAAGAACGC GTTTCAAGGCCAGGAGACCTGGTTCTGTGCGGACCGGCGAGGGAAGTACAGCTCCGATTTCCTACAGCTCCGAGATGTGCCTGTGGTGGCCATCGACCTCTCTGGCTCCGTGTTGAACTACAATGGGCTGGATAACCTAG TGAAGCTGACGGCGCTGAGGTCCCTGGACCTGAGCCGCTGCCCCCATGTTGACGACTGGACCCTAAGCCGGCTGCATGTCTTCAAGGACAGCCTGGAGGAGCTCTCGCTGGCTGGGTGCCCCCAGGTCACGGAGCGGGGGCTGGCTTGCCTCCACCAACTCGA GCACCTGCGACGCCTCGACCTCTCGCACCTGCCCTCGGTGCCCACCCCGGGGCTGATCCGGATCTTGGTGGAGGAGATGCTGCCGCAGTGCGAGGTGGTGGGGCTGGCCCCGGATTCTGGTGCCCAGACGAGCGGGGACGGAAGGGAGGAGCCCGGCGTCCCCAGCGGAGCCAGGAGAGCTGGTGAAATCCCTGCCTGA
- the B3GNT8 gene encoding LOW QUALITY PROTEIN: UDP-GlcNAc:betaGal beta-1,3-N-acetylglucosaminyltransferase 8 (The sequence of the model RefSeq protein was modified relative to this genomic sequence to represent the inferred CDS: deleted 1 base in 1 codon) — protein MKGTKLLTVALALLTLLALKAYMDWSLEQPEHLPAPEPAWQPSPLPLTQPLGDDPAGLLLLLNASLQRLRRSVPEADAYWNRQLRGLFRALEGGPANGTWGCGDGPAAAAAIRDFASYPDQHRRFVLHAGCRSFPLLVNQPRKCAGNGTFLLLAIKSVPGNFAARQAVRETWGREGAHGGQPVRTIFLMGAAHGQHQPDLRRLIAAESQAYGDVLVWDFEDTFFNLTLKDFLFLGWARAHCPDARFVLKGDDDVFINTPRVLAYLGALDTRRARALYTGQVMANASPFRQASSKYYIPESFYAGPYPAYAGGGGYIFSGRLAPALFLLAQHVAFYPIDDVYTGLCFQALGVRAEAHPEFQTFDIAEKDRADPCAHRQLLLVHRRSPQQTMQLWQQLRNPQLKC, from the exons ATGAAGGGGACCAAGCTGCTGACGGTGGCCTTGGCCCTGCTGACGCTGCTGGCCCTGAAGGCCTATATGGACTGGAGCTTGGAGCAGCCCGAGCACCTGCCCGCCCCTGAGCCCGCCTggcagcccagccccctcccgctcACCCAGCCGCTGGGGGACGACCCGGCGGGGCTGCTGCTCCTTCTCAATGCCTCTCTCCAGCGGCTCCGCCGCAGCGTCCCCGAGGCGGACGCCTACTGGAACCGGCAGCTGCGCGGGCTCTTCCGGGCGCTGGAG GGGGGGCCGGCCAACGGCACGTGGGGCTGCGGGGACGGGCCGGCCGCGGCGGCTGCCATCAGGGACTTCGCCTCGTACCCGGACCAGCACCGGCGCTTCGTGCTGCATGCCGGCTGCCGCAGCTTCCCGCTGCTGGTGAACCAGCCCCGCAAGTGTGCCGGCAACGGGAccttcctgctgctggccatCAAGTCGGTGCCGGGCAACTTCGCCGCCCGCCAGGCCGTGCGGGAGACCTGGGGCCGGGAGGGGGCGCACGGGGGGCAGCCGGTGCGCACCATCTTCCTGATGGGCGCGGCCCACGGCCAGCACCAGCCCGACCTGCGGCGCCTCATCGCCGCCGAGAGCCAGGCCTACGGCGACGTCCTGGTGTGGGACTTCGAGGACACGTTCTTCAACCTGACCCTCAaggacttcctcttcctgggCTGGGCGCGGGCGCACTGCCCCGACGCCCGCTTCGTGCTCAAGGGCGACGACGACGTGTTCATCAACACGCCGCGGGTGCTGGCCTACCTGGGGGCGCTGGACACGCGCCGGGCCCGGGCGCTCTACACCGGGCAGGTCATGGCCAACGCCTCCCCCTTCCGCCAGGCCTCCAGCAAGTACTACATCCCCGAGTCCTTCTACGCGGGGCCGTACCCGGCCTACGCCGGCGGGGGCGGCTACATCTTCTCGGGCCGCCTGGCCCCGGCCCTCTTCCTGCTGGCTCAGCACGTGGCCTTCTACCCCATCGACGACGTCTACACCGGGCTCTGCTTCCAGGCGCTGGGGGTGCGGGCCGAGGCCCACCCCGAATTCCAGACCTTCGACATCGCCGAGAAAGACCGGGCCGACCCCTGCGCGCACCGGCAGCTGCTCCTGGTGCATCGGCGCAGCCCGCAGCAGACCATGCAGCTGTGGCAGCAGCTTCGCAACCCCCAGCTCAAGTGCTGA
- the DMAC2 gene encoding distal membrane-arm assembly complex protein 2 isoform X1 has product MAAPGALQQCRAFPRLLCARRPYSSATCPDPLKGGILQYLCNRFYDIEYLVGWSTKLRYRNLRRKNAYYGYTKETYGDNVAAAYFVLSNRGRVRFQGQETWFCADRRGKYSSDFLQLRDVPVVAIDLSGSVLNYNGLDNLVKLTALRSLDLSRCPHVDDWTLSRLHVFKDSLEELSLAGCPQVTERGLACLHQLEHLRRLDLSHLPSVPTPGLIRILVEEMLPQCEVVGLAPDSGAQTSGDGREEPGVPSGARRAGEIPA; this is encoded by the exons ATGGCGGCGCCCGGGGCG CTCCAGCAGTGCAGGGCTTTCCCCCGCCTTCTGTGCGCCCGTCGTCCGTACAGCAGTGCCACCTGCCCAGACCCTCTAAAGGGTGGCATCCTTCAGTACCTCTGTAACCGGTTCTATGACATCGAATACCTCGTCGGCTGGAGCACGAAGCTTCGTTACAGAAACCTGCGAAGGAAGAACGC GTACTATGGTTACACCAAGGAGACCTACGGAGACAATGTCGCGGCAGCCTACTTTGTCCTGTCCAACAGGGGAAGAGTGAG GTTTCAAGGCCAGGAGACCTGGTTCTGTGCGGACCGGCGAGGGAAGTACAGCTCCGATTTCCTACAGCTCCGAGATGTGCCTGTGGTGGCCATCGACCTCTCTGGCTCCGTGTTGAACTACAATGGGCTGGATAACCTAG TGAAGCTGACGGCGCTGAGGTCCCTGGACCTGAGCCGCTGCCCCCATGTTGACGACTGGACCCTAAGCCGGCTGCATGTCTTCAAGGACAGCCTGGAGGAGCTCTCGCTGGCTGGGTGCCCCCAGGTCACGGAGCGGGGGCTGGCTTGCCTCCACCAACTCGA GCACCTGCGACGCCTCGACCTCTCGCACCTGCCCTCGGTGCCCACCCCGGGGCTGATCCGGATCTTGGTGGAGGAGATGCTGCCGCAGTGCGAGGTGGTGGGGCTGGCCCCGGATTCTGGTGCCCAGACGAGCGGGGACGGAAGGGAGGAGCCCGGCGTCCCCAGCGGAGCCAGGAGAGCTGGTGAAATCCCTGCCTGA